Genomic segment of Desulfurispira natronophila:
CTGCTCCAGGCAGACTTCGGTAACGCTGGAGCTGTCGACTTGGGCCACGAGGGCCTGGATGTCCTTGATATTCATTCTATACCCTTTCCAAGTATTCGCCGGTTCGTGTATCCACCTTGACGCTTTCCCCTTCATTGACAAAGAGAGGAACCTGTATCTTTTTGCCGGTTTCCAGTATGGCAGGCTTGGTGCCACCAGTGGCAGTATCGCCCTTAAGTCCCGGTTCTGATGAGGTGATGAGAAGTTCCATAAAGATAGGGGGCTCTACAGCTATGGGGCGCCCGTTATATATCATGATCTGGAAGTTTTCATTTTCTTTCATGTATTCGCGCGCATTACCCACTTGGTCTGCGGTGAGGGGAATCTGGTCAAAAGTGGTGTTGTCCATGAAGTGGTAGGTATCACCATCGCTGTAGAGGTATTGGTAGGATCGTTCGTCCAGGTCCGGGCGCTTGACCTTTTCACCACTGCGCCAGGTGATCTCTACAATTTTTCCACTGAGAAGATTGCGGACCGTGGCGCGGATAAAGGCTCCACCTTTTCCCGGTTTATAGTGCACAAAGTCGAGGATAGTGTAGGGTTCATTTTCGTGTTCGATTTTCATGCCTTTGCGAAAATCGCTGGTGGTGATCATAGGCCCTCCATAGTTGGTATATGTAAGTCGCTTGGTAACCAGGAACCACGAGTACTTGGAGTGTAGGACTAACCGCCTGCCGGCTGCGAACAGGGCTGTTTCATGCGGTTATATCAGCCGATTCTTTTTATTATAAAACGGCGCTTTCCAGACCTTTGGGCAGAGCGCTGGTGAGCACCTCATTACCGGTGGGTGTCACTAACACCACATCTTCAATGCGCACTCCACCACTACCTGGCAGATAAATTCCCGGCTCTACGGTCAGCACCATGCCAGGCTCGGCTATGGCATCGCCACTACGCGGAGAAATGGTTGGATGCTCATGAATTTCGATACCCAGGCTGTGCCCTGTACCGTGCCCAAAGAACTCTCCAAAGCCGTAATCTGTTATCACACTTCTGGCTGCGGCGTCCACATCTATAAGCTTGACACCGGGTTTCAGCTGCTCAATGGCAGCGAGCTGGGCCTCAAGAACGATACGGTAAATCTCTTCCATCTGCTTTTGTGGTTTTTCAAAAAAGAAGGTGCGG
This window contains:
- the efp gene encoding elongation factor P, producing MITTSDFRKGMKIEHENEPYTILDFVHYKPGKGGAFIRATVRNLLSGKIVEITWRSGEKVKRPDLDERSYQYLYSDGDTYHFMDNTTFDQIPLTADQVGNAREYMKENENFQIMIYNGRPIAVEPPIFMELLITSSEPGLKGDTATGGTKPAILETGKKIQVPLFVNEGESVKVDTRTGEYLERV